The Pseudomonas fluorescens genome segment CGCAACGTTCGGCACTGCTGGCGGCGGGCGGCGCAGTGGCGTTCGTGTTCTCCGACAGCGTGATCGGCATCAACCGCTTTGTCTCACCGTTCAACGCGGCGCCTTACATCATCATTCTCAGTTACTGGCTGGGGCAGTGGGGGATTGCGGCGTCGGCGTTTTCACAGAGCAAACGTCCGGAGCTTTGAACCAGCGGTTTATCAGACAACCCGCGCATCTGCGCGCCAGTTTGGCTAAAATGCCGGCCTTTTCATCGACACCGCCGGAACCGCCGTGAGCAAAGAACCCGATCGCATTTTCGCCCAGCCGATGGCCCAGGTGCCTGACTTCGCCTTCAACGAAGACGTGGTGCGGGTGTTCCCGGACATGATCAAGCGTTCGGTGCCGGGTTACCCAACCATCGTCGAGAACCTCGGCGTGCTCGCGGCGCAGTTCGCCCAGCCGAACAGCGTGCTCTATGACCTTGGCGCTTCGTTGGGTGCTGTGACCCAGGCCCTGCGCCGCCACGTGCGCACCGACGGTTGCCGGGTGATCGCGGTGGATAACTCGGCGGCGATGGTCGAGCGCTGCCGTGAATACCTCAACGGTCAGGATTCGATGTTCCAGGAGTTGCTGCCGGTCGAGGTGATCGAAGGCGACATCCTCGCCCTCGATTTCAAACCGGCCTCGGTGGTGGCGCTGAACTTCACTCTGCAATTCATCGCCCCGGATCAGCGCACGGCGCTGCTGTCGCGTATTCGCCAATCGTTGCTGCCGGGCGGCGCGCTGATCTTGTCGGAGAAGCTGCGTTTCAACGATGCCGAGGAACACGCGCTGCTGACCGACCTGCACGTCGCGTTCAAACGCGCCAACGGTTACAGCGAACTGGAAATCGCCCAGAAGCGCAGCGCCATCGAAAACGTCATGAAGCCCGACAGCCTCGAAGAACATCGCGAACGCCTGCTGGCCGCCGGGTTCTCGAAAGTCGTGCCGTGGTTCCAGTGTCTTAACTTTGCCTCGTTGATTGCCTTGCCATGATTGATCTGTCCCCCCTCGCCCGCCGTCTGGCCGGCACGCCGCTGGCCGAATGGGCCAACACCCTGCAAGTGCAGCTCGACAAGAAAATGGAGAAGGGTCACGGCGATCTGGAGCGCTGGCAAAGTGCGCTGGACGCCTTGCCGAAGATCCAGCCGACTGAAGTCGACCTGCTCGACGGCCTGAAACTCGACACCGATTGCGACGACGAAACCCGCGCACAAATGCGCACCGCGCTGATGGGTCTGTCGCCGTGGCGCAAGGGGCCGTTCGATCTGTTCGGCGTGCACGTCGACACCGAATGGCGTTCGGACTGGAAGTGGTCGCGGGTCGCTCCGCATCTGGACCTGAAGGGCAAACGCATTCTCGATGTCGGT includes the following:
- the cmoA gene encoding carboxy-S-adenosyl-L-methionine synthase CmoA encodes the protein MAQVPDFAFNEDVVRVFPDMIKRSVPGYPTIVENLGVLAAQFAQPNSVLYDLGASLGAVTQALRRHVRTDGCRVIAVDNSAAMVERCREYLNGQDSMFQELLPVEVIEGDILALDFKPASVVALNFTLQFIAPDQRTALLSRIRQSLLPGGALILSEKLRFNDAEEHALLTDLHVAFKRANGYSELEIAQKRSAIENVMKPDSLEEHRERLLAAGFSKVVPWFQCLNFASLIALP